In Phycisphaerales bacterium, the sequence CCCGGCGGGCCTTGAGTCCCTGGACGTGCTCGATGAGATCGCCCTCACTGATGGCCCAGGGGGTGATGCCCGCGGTGCCGCGCGATTCGATGAGATCCTGGAAGAGGTCGCGGAGGTCGCGTGAATAGGCCGCGAGCGTGTTGGGCGAGAGACCGCACTCGAAGGCGAGGAAGGCGCGGAAGCGCTCGAGCGCGCCGAGCGCCTCGGGCGAGACTTCCCCCACGACCTGGACCACGCTGCTCACGCGCGCAGTATACCGGGGGACGGCGTCGGTTGAAACGACCGAGAACACGAACAACGCCCGGCATGGTCTCCCACGCCGGGCGTCTGGGTCAGAATCTCACGCGTCTCGTGCTTCTCGGGGCTTAGCCGAGGAGCTGCAGCGCCGCCTGGGGCGCCTGATTCGCGAGCGAGAGGATGTTGGTCGACGCGTTCACGAGGATCTGCGACCGCGTGAGCGACGCCGTCTCCGACGCGAAGTCCGCATCACGGATGACGCTCTCGGCGGCGGCGGTGTTCTCAATCGCGACACCCAGGCTTCGCACCGTGGCGCCGACGACGTTCTTCTGGAACGCGCCGAGTCGACCGCGGAGCGACGAGACCTGCTTGATGGCCTCGGCGACCACGTCCTGCGCGGCGGTCTTGTTCCCGTTCACGACGTTGTTCGACTTGCCCGACGCGAGCGTGTCGAGGAATCCGACGGCGCTGTTCCCCAACTTGCGTGCGGCGACGTCGATGATGCCGATGGAGACACGGCCGACGATGTCCACGCGGCTGGCGAGTTGGAAGTCGGCGCCTCCGCCGGTGATCAGGAACGCCGAGCCGGTGCCCACGTTGCCGAGGGTCTGGGCGTTGGTGTTGTTGAGCGTGAGTTCCACGTCGAGGAAGTCGGTGTTGATGCGTGCGGTCTTGCCCTTCGAGGTCGCCAGCACGCCGTTGATCGTCGCGCCGACGTCCTGGCCAGCGTCACGAACGGCGTTGGTCGCCGCCGCGAACTCGACCTGGCTGCCTGTGGTTGCGGCGGCGAAGTTCGTCGCCTGGAGGGTGTGGATGCCGCTCGTGCCGGCCGCGATGCCGGCCGCGTTCACGACCTTCACCGAGACGAACTCGTCGGACCCGAAGCCCTTGCTGTTGAGTTTGATGCCCGTGCCCGAGACCGTCGCCTGGATCCCCGTCACGTCGGTGAACGAGTTGATCGCGTCGCGGACGGCGCTCAGCG encodes:
- a CDS encoding flagellin encodes the protein MSRINTNVQSLIAQRVLTQNNTSLSSALERLSTGLRISRGKDDPAGLIASENLRSEQKALNQAVGNAERADQVVNIGEGGLQEVSSLLSELQGLVTASASSAGLSAEEKAANQLQIDSILQTIDRVASATNFQGIKLLNGNMDFKTSGIVSGVSDIRVNGAKYSGASLAVDVQVTQSAQQAGLFLSAGATSLALTAGSSLVLEIAGSKGSRELSFATGTTLSAVRDAINSFTDVTGIQATVSGTGIKLNSKGFGSDEFVSVKVVNAAGIAAGTSGIHTLQATNFAAATTGSQVEFAAATNAVRDAGQDVGATINGVLATSKGKTARINTDFLDVELTLNNTNAQTLGNVGTGSAFLITGGGADFQLASRVDIVGRVSIGIIDVAARKLGNSAVGFLDTLASGKSNNVVNGNKTAAQDVVAEAIKQVSSLRGRLGAFQKNVVGATVRSLGVAIENTAAAESVIRDADFASETASLTRSQILVNASTNILSLANQAPQAALQLLG